The Takifugu rubripes chromosome 7, fTakRub1.2, whole genome shotgun sequence genome has a segment encoding these proteins:
- the hapln2 gene encoding hyaluronan and proteoglycan link protein 2 isoform X1, giving the protein MLSPDHVLTLSGAGATSIVMKCLVTLLLTSSCIASSSAPDSPNKAAAAPRTLKYLLEPPVYAEVVAPRGENVTLPCILRANPSQYTVKWTKMEVEKVGPENIIIISNGRACKRYGHLGPRASLRKAHVLDASLQLSRLELEDGGRYRCQLIHDLHDESVFISLRIEGVVFPYQSKNGRYRFTYTEAKQACEEQDGRLASQEQLYRAWTEGLDWCNAGWLWDGTVQYPIIVPRPACGLETFSGLRSYGSKDKEHHFDAFCFTSQTSGSVFFLSGSFSFQQAENACRHQGAQLALVGQLYAAWRFRKYDRCDGGWLKDGSVRFPINNPRRRCGGLPAAGVRSLGFPDKAAHLYGAYCYNS; this is encoded by the exons ATGCTGAGCCCAGATCATGTCCTCACGCTCTCAG GAGCAGGAGCGACGTCCATCGTGATGAAGTGTTTGGTGACTCTTCTGCTGACGTCCAGCTGCatcgcctcctcctctgctccagatTCTCCCAACAAAGCAG ctgcagcacccAGGACTCTAAAGTACCTGCTGGAGCCGCCAGTGTACGCTGAGGTCGTGGCTCCGAGAGGCGAGAACGTCACCTTACCGTGCATCCTGAGGGCCAATCCGAGCCAGTACACAGTGAAATGGACcaagatggaggtggagaaggtgggGCCGGAGAACATTATAATCATCTCCAATGGACGTGCCTGCAAGAGGTACGGCCATCTTGGACCTCGAGCATCCCTGCGGAAGGCTCACGTCCTGGACGCTTCGCTTCAGCTCAGCcgcctggagctggaggacggTGGCAGGTATCGCTGCCAGCTCATCCATGACCTCCACGATGAGAGTGTCTTCATCTCTCTGAGGATCGAAG GTGTGGTGTTTCCATATCAGAGTAAAAATGGCCGCTACAGGTTCACCTATACTGAAGCCAAGCAGGCCTGTGAGGAGCAAGATGGGAGGTTGGCATCTCAGGAGCAGCTCTACAGAG CGTGGACAGAGGGTCTGGACTGGTGCAATGCCGGCTGGCTCTGGGACGGAACTGTTCAGTACCCCATAATAGTCCCTCGCCCTGCCTGTGGCCTGGAAACTTTCTCTGGCCTTCGCAGTTATGGATCCAAAGACAAGGAGCACCATTTTGATGCCTTTTGCTTCACCTCCCAGACATCTG GCTCCGTCTTCTTCCTTTCTGGATCCTTCTCCTTCCAGCAGGCCGAGAATGCCTGCAGACACCAGGGAGCCCAGCTGGCCTTGGTGGGTCAGCTTTACGCTGCGTGGCGTTTCCGGAAGTACGATCGTTGTGATGGGGGGTGGCTGAAGGACGGCAGCGTGCGTTTTCCCATCAACAACCCCAGGAGGCGTTGCGGAGGACTCCCCGCGGCCGGAGTGCGCTCGTTGGGATTCCCAGACAAGGCGGCACATCTTTACGGTGCTTACTGCTACAACTCTTAA
- the hapln2 gene encoding hyaluronan and proteoglycan link protein 2 isoform X2 gives MLSPDHVLTLSGAGATSIVMKCLVTLLLTSSCIASSSAPDSPNKAAAAPRTLKYLLEPPVYAEVVAPRGENVTLPCILRANPSQYTVKWTKMEVEKVGPENIIIISNGRACKRYGHLGPRASLRKAHVLDASLQLSRLELEDGGRYRCQLIHDLHDESVFISLRIEGVVFPYQSKNGRYRFTYTEAKQACEEQDGRLASQEQLYRAWTEGLDWCNAGWLWDGTVQYPIIVPRPACGLETFSGLRSYGSKDKEHHFDAFCFTSQTSAGRECLQTPGSPAGLGGSALRCVAFPEVRSL, from the exons ATGCTGAGCCCAGATCATGTCCTCACGCTCTCAG GAGCAGGAGCGACGTCCATCGTGATGAAGTGTTTGGTGACTCTTCTGCTGACGTCCAGCTGCatcgcctcctcctctgctccagatTCTCCCAACAAAGCAG ctgcagcacccAGGACTCTAAAGTACCTGCTGGAGCCGCCAGTGTACGCTGAGGTCGTGGCTCCGAGAGGCGAGAACGTCACCTTACCGTGCATCCTGAGGGCCAATCCGAGCCAGTACACAGTGAAATGGACcaagatggaggtggagaaggtgggGCCGGAGAACATTATAATCATCTCCAATGGACGTGCCTGCAAGAGGTACGGCCATCTTGGACCTCGAGCATCCCTGCGGAAGGCTCACGTCCTGGACGCTTCGCTTCAGCTCAGCcgcctggagctggaggacggTGGCAGGTATCGCTGCCAGCTCATCCATGACCTCCACGATGAGAGTGTCTTCATCTCTCTGAGGATCGAAG GTGTGGTGTTTCCATATCAGAGTAAAAATGGCCGCTACAGGTTCACCTATACTGAAGCCAAGCAGGCCTGTGAGGAGCAAGATGGGAGGTTGGCATCTCAGGAGCAGCTCTACAGAG CGTGGACAGAGGGTCTGGACTGGTGCAATGCCGGCTGGCTCTGGGACGGAACTGTTCAGTACCCCATAATAGTCCCTCGCCCTGCCTGTGGCCTGGAAACTTTCTCTGGCCTTCGCAGTTATGGATCCAAAGACAAGGAGCACCATTTTGATGCCTTTTGCTTCACCTCCCAGACATCTG CAGGCCGAGAATGCCTGCAGACACCAGGGAGCCCAGCTGGCCTTGGTGGGTCAGCTTTACGCTGCGTGGCGTTTCCGGAAGTACGATCGTTGTGA
- the rhbg gene encoding ammonium transporter Rh type B (The RefSeq protein has 1 frameshift compared to this genomic sequence), whose product MTDAATNMRLKLPITCFILEIILIILFGTLVQYDYETDAKEWHNTSHQDYENDFYFRYPSFQDVHVMIFVGFGFLMTFLQRYGFGSVGFNFLIAAFSLQWATLMQGFFHGMHGGKIHIGVESMINADFCTGSVLISFGAVLGKTSPIQLLTMAIFEVTLFAVNEFILLSLLGTKDAGGSMTIHTFGAYFGLMVTRILYRPNLDKSKHRNSSVYHSDLFAMIGTVYLWMFWPSFNSAITAHGDDQHRTALNTYYSLAACTLATYGMSAITSHDGKLDMSTSKMLLWPVALPWATAGEMMLTPFGSMIVGFMAGIISVLGFKFLSPILEDKLKIQDTCGIHNLHGMPGVLGAIVGAVTAALATTDVYGQGMADVFPAVADGSVNATKQGGIQALSLAITLGIAVLGGLIVVFGTPPDTLCFEDSVYWEVPGSESPEEGELTSVKPEETEHLNS is encoded by the exons ATGACGGACGCCGCGACCAACATGCGTCTGAAGCTGCCTATCACCTGTTTCATCCTGGagatcatcctcatcatcctctttgGCACGCTGGTGCAGTACGACTACGAGACAGATGCGAAGGAGTGGCACAACACGTCACACCAGGACTACGAGAACGACTTCTACTTTCGCTACCCGA GTTTCCAGGATGTTCATGTGATGATCTTCGTCGGCTTTGGCTTCCTCATGACCTTCCTGCAGCGGTATGGCTTCGGTAGCGTTGGCTTCAACTTCCTGATCGCAGCTTTTTCCCTGCAGTGGGCCACTCTGATGCAAGGCTTCTTCCACGGCATGCACGGAGGCAAGATCCACATTGGCGTGGAGAG cATGATCAATGCGGATTTCTGCACCGGTTCCGTACTCATTTCCTTTGGAGCCGTTCTGGGTAAAACCAGTCCGATCCAGCTGCTGACCATGGCCATTTTCGAGGTCACGCTGTTTGCTGTGAACGAGTTCATCCTGCTGTCTCTGCTCGGG ACTAAGGACGCCGGCGGCTCCATGACCATCCACACCTTCGGAGCCTACTTTGGTCTCATGGTGACCCGAATCCTGTACCGACCCAACCTGGACAagagcaaacacagaaacagctcAGTGTACCATTCTGACCTGTTTGCTATGATTG gtACCGTCTACCTGTGGATGTTCTGGCCCAGCTTTAACTCGGCCATCACGGCTCATGGAGACGACCAGCACCGCACGGCCCTGAACACCTACTACTCCCTGGCAGCCTGCACGCTGGCCACGTACGGGATGTCAGCGATCACGTCACATGACGGCAAACTGGATATG TCCACATCCAAAATGCTGCTCTGGCCGGTGGCGTTGCCGTG AACAGCTGGTGAAATGATGCTGACGCCTTTTGGCTCCATGATTGTTGGTTTCATGGCCGGGATCATCTCTGTTCTGGGTTTCAAGTTTCTTTCG cCCATCCTAGAGGATAAGCTGAAGATCCAGGACACCTGTGGGATACACAACCTGCATGGCATGCCTGGTGTCCTGGGCGCCATCGTCGGAGCTGTGACTGCTGCCTTGGCAACCACAGATGTTTATGGACAGGG AATGGCAGACGTCTTCCCTGCTGTTGCAGACGGAAGCGTCAATGCAACCAAACAAGGAGGCATCCAGGCCCTTTCCCTTGCCATCACACTGGGCATCGCTGTGCTGGGAGGCCTCATCGTTG TCTTCGGCACCCCTCCCGACACTCTCTGCTTCGAGGACAGCGTCTACTGGGAG GTCCCGGGAAGTGAATCACCTGAGGAGGGAGAGCTGACCTCCGTAAAGCCGGAGGAGACTGAACACCTCAACAGTTAG
- the rhbg gene encoding ammonium transporter Rh type B isoform X1, with protein MTDAATNMRLKLPITCFILEIILIILFGTLVQYDYETDAKEWHNTSHQDYENDFYFRYPSFQDVHVMIFVGFGFLMTFLQRYGFGSVGFNFLIAAFSLQWATLMQGFFHGMHGGKIHIGVESMINADFCTGSVLISFGAVLGKTSPIQLLTMAIFEVTLFAVNEFILLSLLGTKDAGGSMTIHTFGAYFGLMVTRILYRPNLDKSKHRNSSVYHSDLFAMIGTVYLWMFWPSFNSAITAHGDDQHRTALNTYYSLAACTLATYGMSAITSHDGKLDMVHIQNAALAGGVAVGTAGEMMLTPFGSMIVGFMAGIISVLGFKFLSPILEDKLKIQDTCGIHNLHGMPGVLGAIVGAVTAALATTDVYGQGMADVFPAVADGSVNATKQGGIQALSLAITLGIAVLGGLIVGFVLKLPVFGTPPDTLCFEDSVYWEVPGSESPEEGELTSVKPEETEHLNS; from the exons ATGACGGACGCCGCGACCAACATGCGTCTGAAGCTGCCTATCACCTGTTTCATCCTGGagatcatcctcatcatcctctttgGCACGCTGGTGCAGTACGACTACGAGACAGATGCGAAGGAGTGGCACAACACGTCACACCAGGACTACGAGAACGACTTCTACTTTCGCTACCCGA GTTTCCAGGATGTTCATGTGATGATCTTCGTCGGCTTTGGCTTCCTCATGACCTTCCTGCAGCGGTATGGCTTCGGTAGCGTTGGCTTCAACTTCCTGATCGCAGCTTTTTCCCTGCAGTGGGCCACTCTGATGCAAGGCTTCTTCCACGGCATGCACGGAGGCAAGATCCACATTGGCGTGGAGAG cATGATCAATGCGGATTTCTGCACCGGTTCCGTACTCATTTCCTTTGGAGCCGTTCTGGGTAAAACCAGTCCGATCCAGCTGCTGACCATGGCCATTTTCGAGGTCACGCTGTTTGCTGTGAACGAGTTCATCCTGCTGTCTCTGCTCGGG ACTAAGGACGCCGGCGGCTCCATGACCATCCACACCTTCGGAGCCTACTTTGGTCTCATGGTGACCCGAATCCTGTACCGACCCAACCTGGACAagagcaaacacagaaacagctcAGTGTACCATTCTGACCTGTTTGCTATGATTG gtACCGTCTACCTGTGGATGTTCTGGCCCAGCTTTAACTCGGCCATCACGGCTCATGGAGACGACCAGCACCGCACGGCCCTGAACACCTACTACTCCCTGGCAGCCTGCACGCTGGCCACGTACGGGATGTCAGCGATCACGTCACATGACGGCAAACTGGATATG GTCCACATCCAAAATGCTGCTCTGGCCGGTGGCGTTGCCGTGGGAACAGCTGGTGAAATGATGCTGACGCCTTTTGGCTCCATGATTGTTGGTTTCATGGCCGGGATCATCTCTGTTCTGGGTTTCAAGTTTCTTTCG cCCATCCTAGAGGATAAGCTGAAGATCCAGGACACCTGTGGGATACACAACCTGCATGGCATGCCTGGTGTCCTGGGCGCCATCGTCGGAGCTGTGACTGCTGCCTTGGCAACCACAGATGTTTATGGACAGGG AATGGCAGACGTCTTCCCTGCTGTTGCAGACGGAAGCGTCAATGCAACCAAACAAGGAGGCATCCAGGCCCTTTCCCTTGCCATCACACTGGGCATCGCTGTGCTGGGAGGCCTCATCGTTG GGTTCGTTTTGAAGCTGCCAGTCTTCGGCACCCCTCCCGACACTCTCTGCTTCGAGGACAGCGTCTACTGGGAG GTCCCGGGAAGTGAATCACCTGAGGAGGGAGAGCTGACCTCCGTAAAGCCGGAGGAGACTGAACACCTCAACAGTTAG
- the rhbg gene encoding ammonium transporter Rh type B isoform X2 translates to MTDAATNMRLKLPITCFILEIILIILFGTLVQYDYETDAKEWHNTSHQDYENDFYFRYPSFQDVHVMIFVGFGFLMTFLQRYGFGSVGFNFLIAAFSLQWATLMQGFFHGMHGGKIHIGVESMINADFCTGSVLISFGAVLGKTSPIQLLTMAIFEVTLFAVNEFILLSLLGTKDAGGSMTIHTFGAYFGLMVTRILYRPNLDKSKHRNSSVYHSDLFAMIGTVYLWMFWPSFNSAITAHGDDQHRTALNTYYSLAACTLATYGMSAITSHDGKLDMVHIQNAALAGGVAVGTAGEMMLTPFGSMIVGFMAGIISVLGFKFLSPILEDKLKIQDTCGIHNLHGMPGVLGAIVGAVTAALATTDVYGQGMADVFPAVADGSVNATKQGGIQALSLAITLGIAVLGGLIVVFGTPPDTLCFEDSVYWEVPGSESPEEGELTSVKPEETEHLNS, encoded by the exons ATGACGGACGCCGCGACCAACATGCGTCTGAAGCTGCCTATCACCTGTTTCATCCTGGagatcatcctcatcatcctctttgGCACGCTGGTGCAGTACGACTACGAGACAGATGCGAAGGAGTGGCACAACACGTCACACCAGGACTACGAGAACGACTTCTACTTTCGCTACCCGA GTTTCCAGGATGTTCATGTGATGATCTTCGTCGGCTTTGGCTTCCTCATGACCTTCCTGCAGCGGTATGGCTTCGGTAGCGTTGGCTTCAACTTCCTGATCGCAGCTTTTTCCCTGCAGTGGGCCACTCTGATGCAAGGCTTCTTCCACGGCATGCACGGAGGCAAGATCCACATTGGCGTGGAGAG cATGATCAATGCGGATTTCTGCACCGGTTCCGTACTCATTTCCTTTGGAGCCGTTCTGGGTAAAACCAGTCCGATCCAGCTGCTGACCATGGCCATTTTCGAGGTCACGCTGTTTGCTGTGAACGAGTTCATCCTGCTGTCTCTGCTCGGG ACTAAGGACGCCGGCGGCTCCATGACCATCCACACCTTCGGAGCCTACTTTGGTCTCATGGTGACCCGAATCCTGTACCGACCCAACCTGGACAagagcaaacacagaaacagctcAGTGTACCATTCTGACCTGTTTGCTATGATTG gtACCGTCTACCTGTGGATGTTCTGGCCCAGCTTTAACTCGGCCATCACGGCTCATGGAGACGACCAGCACCGCACGGCCCTGAACACCTACTACTCCCTGGCAGCCTGCACGCTGGCCACGTACGGGATGTCAGCGATCACGTCACATGACGGCAAACTGGATATG GTCCACATCCAAAATGCTGCTCTGGCCGGTGGCGTTGCCGTGGGAACAGCTGGTGAAATGATGCTGACGCCTTTTGGCTCCATGATTGTTGGTTTCATGGCCGGGATCATCTCTGTTCTGGGTTTCAAGTTTCTTTCG cCCATCCTAGAGGATAAGCTGAAGATCCAGGACACCTGTGGGATACACAACCTGCATGGCATGCCTGGTGTCCTGGGCGCCATCGTCGGAGCTGTGACTGCTGCCTTGGCAACCACAGATGTTTATGGACAGGG AATGGCAGACGTCTTCCCTGCTGTTGCAGACGGAAGCGTCAATGCAACCAAACAAGGAGGCATCCAGGCCCTTTCCCTTGCCATCACACTGGGCATCGCTGTGCTGGGAGGCCTCATCGTTG TCTTCGGCACCCCTCCCGACACTCTCTGCTTCGAGGACAGCGTCTACTGGGAG GTCCCGGGAAGTGAATCACCTGAGGAGGGAGAGCTGACCTCCGTAAAGCCGGAGGAGACTGAACACCTCAACAGTTAG